Proteins encoded within one genomic window of Cucumis sativus cultivar 9930 chromosome 3, Cucumber_9930_V3, whole genome shotgun sequence:
- the LOC101205604 gene encoding transcription factor bHLH110 isoform X2: MESTANLNHHQHQLQDHQLLLASSSSSSSSSSSLSIVPSYFGLGTAWSSNISLNNNNTCNVYDNPTIFNGEVTTTNSSHPIRSSDCEQKNTNSSSIMLQDLGNYDQWNNTNGDNVVNTGSNNFFTQSLHHSQQQISSTPPTTPPPPPPHHQSFPKFTEILNNNNNITNLQDFININNNNDSDLNDLTHKLLIKTLISSGCQINGTDHPIISRSSNNNRPPHFPQIYPSINVSNWNLSSQPPPPPSFSNSLDLNLQTPADMLVGSFRQDNFGIFKETVSDFHDQIQESPPTGTLPCIIPSKMTTYSSAEECKPKRGCNSMESRLNQQSPPLKKSRLDSRASCPPFKVRKEKLGDRIAALQQLVAPFGKTDTASVLMEAIGYIKFLQNQTLSVPYMKPAGGNKATQPTHRSSVEDGNEGGQNRDLRSRGLCLVPLGCLSYVTGDSGGGVGIWPPPGFNGGTS, translated from the exons ATGGAGTCTACTGCTAATCTCAATCACCACCAGCATCAGCTTCAAGATCACCAGCTGCttcttgcttcttcttcttcttcttcttcttcttcttcctctttgtCCATTGTTCCTTCTTATTTTGGCCTTGGAACTGCCTGGTCTTCTAATATCTCTCT GAATAACAATAATACTTGCAACGTCTACGATAACCCAACAATATTCAATGGAGAAGTAACAACAACTAATTCTTCACATCCAATTAGATCATCAGACTGTGAGCAGAAAAACACAAACAGTAGTTCAATAATGCTTCAAGATTTGGGTAATTATGATCAATGGAATAATACTAATGGTGATAATGTTGTAAATACAGgtagtaataattttttcactCAATCTCTCCATCATAGCCAACAACAAATCTCCTCCACACCTCCAACAACTccccctcctcctcctcctcatcATCAATCTTTCCCTAAATTCACAGAAATCttgaacaacaacaacaacattaCAAATCTTCAAGATTTcatcaatattaataacaaCAACGATTCCGATCTCAATGACCTCACTCACAAGCTCTTGATCAAAACCCTCATTTCATCCGGCTGTCAAATCAACGGTACTGATCACCCCATCATTTCAAGATcaagtaataataatagacCTCCCCATTTCCCTCAAATTTACCCTAGCATTAATGTCTCTAATTGGAACCTCTCGTCGCAACCCCCACCGCCACCTTCGTTCTCAAATTCCTTAGATTTGAACTTACAAACGCCCGCCGATATGTTGGTTGGAAGTTTCAGGCAGGATAATTTcggtatttttaaagaaacagtCTCCGATTTTCACGACCAGATTCAAGAATCTCCGCCGACGGGCACTCTCCCATGCATTATTCCAAGTAAA ATGACAACATATAGCAGTGCTGAAGAATGTAAACCAAAACGAGGTTGTAATTCCATGGAGTCAAGGTTGAATCAACAATCTCCTCCTCTTAAGAAATCACGATTGGATTCACGCGCTTCTTGCCCACCATTTAAG GTTAGAAAGGAGAAATTGGGTGATAGAATTGCAGCACTTCAACAATTGGTTGCACCCTTTGGCAAG ACAGACACAGCATCTGTGTTAATGGAAGCCATTGGTTACATCAAATTCCTTCAAAATCAG ACATTGAGCGTTCCATACATGAAGCCCGCCGGCGGCAACAAAGCCACTCAGCCCACACATcgg agttCGGTGGAGGACGGAAATGAAGGAGGGCAAAATCGAGATCTCAGAAGTAGAGGGCTGTGTTTGGTTCCATTGGGGTGCTTGTCATACGTGACCGGCGACAGCGGCGGTGGCGTCGGAATTTGGCCGCCACCAGGGTTTAATGGAGGAacttcttaa
- the LOC101205604 gene encoding transcription factor bHLH110 isoform X1, with translation MESTANLNHHQHQLQDHQLLLASSSSSSSSSSSLSIVPSYFGLGTAWSSNISLNNNNTCNVYDNPTIFNGEVTTTNSSHPIRSSDCEQKNTNSSSIMLQDLGNYDQWNNTNGDNVVNTGSNNFFTQSLHHSQQQISSTPPTTPPPPPPHHQSFPKFTEILNNNNNITNLQDFININNNNDSDLNDLTHKLLIKTLISSGCQINGTDHPIISRSSNNNRPPHFPQIYPSINVSNWNLSSQPPPPPSFSNSLDLNLQTPADMLVGSFRQDNFGIFKETVSDFHDQIQESPPTGTLPCIIPSKMTTYSSAEECKPKRGCNSMESRLNQQSPPLKKSRLDSRASCPPFKVRKEKLGDRIAALQQLVAPFGKTDTASVLMEAIGYIKFLQNQVETLSVPYMKPAGGNKATQPTHRSSVEDGNEGGQNRDLRSRGLCLVPLGCLSYVTGDSGGGVGIWPPPGFNGGTS, from the exons ATGGAGTCTACTGCTAATCTCAATCACCACCAGCATCAGCTTCAAGATCACCAGCTGCttcttgcttcttcttcttcttcttcttcttcttcttcctctttgtCCATTGTTCCTTCTTATTTTGGCCTTGGAACTGCCTGGTCTTCTAATATCTCTCT GAATAACAATAATACTTGCAACGTCTACGATAACCCAACAATATTCAATGGAGAAGTAACAACAACTAATTCTTCACATCCAATTAGATCATCAGACTGTGAGCAGAAAAACACAAACAGTAGTTCAATAATGCTTCAAGATTTGGGTAATTATGATCAATGGAATAATACTAATGGTGATAATGTTGTAAATACAGgtagtaataattttttcactCAATCTCTCCATCATAGCCAACAACAAATCTCCTCCACACCTCCAACAACTccccctcctcctcctcctcatcATCAATCTTTCCCTAAATTCACAGAAATCttgaacaacaacaacaacattaCAAATCTTCAAGATTTcatcaatattaataacaaCAACGATTCCGATCTCAATGACCTCACTCACAAGCTCTTGATCAAAACCCTCATTTCATCCGGCTGTCAAATCAACGGTACTGATCACCCCATCATTTCAAGATcaagtaataataatagacCTCCCCATTTCCCTCAAATTTACCCTAGCATTAATGTCTCTAATTGGAACCTCTCGTCGCAACCCCCACCGCCACCTTCGTTCTCAAATTCCTTAGATTTGAACTTACAAACGCCCGCCGATATGTTGGTTGGAAGTTTCAGGCAGGATAATTTcggtatttttaaagaaacagtCTCCGATTTTCACGACCAGATTCAAGAATCTCCGCCGACGGGCACTCTCCCATGCATTATTCCAAGTAAA ATGACAACATATAGCAGTGCTGAAGAATGTAAACCAAAACGAGGTTGTAATTCCATGGAGTCAAGGTTGAATCAACAATCTCCTCCTCTTAAGAAATCACGATTGGATTCACGCGCTTCTTGCCCACCATTTAAG GTTAGAAAGGAGAAATTGGGTGATAGAATTGCAGCACTTCAACAATTGGTTGCACCCTTTGGCAAG ACAGACACAGCATCTGTGTTAATGGAAGCCATTGGTTACATCAAATTCCTTCAAAATCAGGTTGAg ACATTGAGCGTTCCATACATGAAGCCCGCCGGCGGCAACAAAGCCACTCAGCCCACACATcgg agttCGGTGGAGGACGGAAATGAAGGAGGGCAAAATCGAGATCTCAGAAGTAGAGGGCTGTGTTTGGTTCCATTGGGGTGCTTGTCATACGTGACCGGCGACAGCGGCGGTGGCGTCGGAATTTGGCCGCCACCAGGGTTTAATGGAGGAacttcttaa
- the LOC101205604 gene encoding transcription factor bHLH110 isoform X3, protein MESTANLNHHQHQLQDHQLLLASSSSSSSSSSSLSIVPSYFGLGTAWSSNISLNNNNTCNVYDNPTIFNGEVTTTNSSHPIRSSDCSNNFFTQSLHHSQQQISSTPPTTPPPPPPHHQSFPKFTEILNNNNNITNLQDFININNNNDSDLNDLTHKLLIKTLISSGCQINGTDHPIISRSSNNNRPPHFPQIYPSINVSNWNLSSQPPPPPSFSNSLDLNLQTPADMLVGSFRQDNFGIFKETVSDFHDQIQESPPTGTLPCIIPSKMTTYSSAEECKPKRGCNSMESRLNQQSPPLKKSRLDSRASCPPFKVRKEKLGDRIAALQQLVAPFGKTDTASVLMEAIGYIKFLQNQVETLSVPYMKPAGGNKATQPTHRSSVEDGNEGGQNRDLRSRGLCLVPLGCLSYVTGDSGGGVGIWPPPGFNGGTS, encoded by the exons ATGGAGTCTACTGCTAATCTCAATCACCACCAGCATCAGCTTCAAGATCACCAGCTGCttcttgcttcttcttcttcttcttcttcttcttcttcctctttgtCCATTGTTCCTTCTTATTTTGGCCTTGGAACTGCCTGGTCTTCTAATATCTCTCT GAATAACAATAATACTTGCAACGTCTACGATAACCCAACAATATTCAATGGAGAAGTAACAACAACTAATTCTTCACATCCAATTAGATCATCAGACT gtagtaataattttttcactCAATCTCTCCATCATAGCCAACAACAAATCTCCTCCACACCTCCAACAACTccccctcctcctcctcctcatcATCAATCTTTCCCTAAATTCACAGAAATCttgaacaacaacaacaacattaCAAATCTTCAAGATTTcatcaatattaataacaaCAACGATTCCGATCTCAATGACCTCACTCACAAGCTCTTGATCAAAACCCTCATTTCATCCGGCTGTCAAATCAACGGTACTGATCACCCCATCATTTCAAGATcaagtaataataatagacCTCCCCATTTCCCTCAAATTTACCCTAGCATTAATGTCTCTAATTGGAACCTCTCGTCGCAACCCCCACCGCCACCTTCGTTCTCAAATTCCTTAGATTTGAACTTACAAACGCCCGCCGATATGTTGGTTGGAAGTTTCAGGCAGGATAATTTcggtatttttaaagaaacagtCTCCGATTTTCACGACCAGATTCAAGAATCTCCGCCGACGGGCACTCTCCCATGCATTATTCCAAGTAAA ATGACAACATATAGCAGTGCTGAAGAATGTAAACCAAAACGAGGTTGTAATTCCATGGAGTCAAGGTTGAATCAACAATCTCCTCCTCTTAAGAAATCACGATTGGATTCACGCGCTTCTTGCCCACCATTTAAG GTTAGAAAGGAGAAATTGGGTGATAGAATTGCAGCACTTCAACAATTGGTTGCACCCTTTGGCAAG ACAGACACAGCATCTGTGTTAATGGAAGCCATTGGTTACATCAAATTCCTTCAAAATCAGGTTGAg ACATTGAGCGTTCCATACATGAAGCCCGCCGGCGGCAACAAAGCCACTCAGCCCACACATcgg agttCGGTGGAGGACGGAAATGAAGGAGGGCAAAATCGAGATCTCAGAAGTAGAGGGCTGTGTTTGGTTCCATTGGGGTGCTTGTCATACGTGACCGGCGACAGCGGCGGTGGCGTCGGAATTTGGCCGCCACCAGGGTTTAATGGAGGAacttcttaa